The nucleotide sequence CAAGTTCTTAACAAAATGCACTGTTTATTGAAAGGTGTGCAGAATTTATAAATTTGTCTAATCACAACCTGGGGAATCGATCCAGTTTTAAAACCAATGAGAAGCCGATTTTAGGGTAGATTTTTGGGGATGGAGGTGCCTGGCAAAGGGGCGTGGGGAACGTCCTTTTACTTGTGAATTTGGGCAGATTGAGTGAGATGGGTAAATCGGATGGACATATATATAGTGATCCTATCTGGATTGTGAGAAAGGATTCCCCAGGAATCCTTTCTCACAAAGCCTCCCACTCTCACAACTGATTTAGGACTGCTATATGTATGGTTTAATTGGAGAAAAAGCTTTCCTCCGGATCAAGCGATGAGCCAACAGCTTTCTTATAAATGTCTGGTTTTCTTAGCCGCCACAGTGGGATTGGTTGCTGCGGAGCGTGGTGTATCCCTGACACTCTCTTCCCAGGTGTCCGGGGCACAGCCCATGATTCTGGCGGCTGGTCCAAAAGCCTCAGTGGCTCAACGGGTAAAAACGCTCTCTGGCCATGGCAACACCGTGAATGCGGTCGTCATCGCTCCAGATGGGAATACCCTGATCAGCGGCAGTGCTGACCGTACCATTCGGATCTGGAATTTAGAAATGGGTGAAATGCTGAGTACCCTTTCCAGCGGAACTGTGAATGCGCTGGCGCTCAGCCCTGATGGCAAAACACTGATCAATGCTGGGACGGATAAAACCGTCCAGTTTTGGAACCTGAATGACAAAAAGCTGATCCGCACAATTACCGGCTTTCAGGGAGTCGTGCGATCGGTGGCAGTCAGCCCCGATGGCAAAACCCTGGCAACAGGTTGCTTAGACAAAACGGTTCAGCTTTGGGACCTGTCCCGGGGTGAGCGTTTGACCACCCTGACCGGGCACGGTGATTTTGTCACCTCCGTGGCTTTTAGCCCAGATGGTCAGTGGCTGGTCAGTGGTGGCGGTGGCACCGACCGGACAATCAGAATCTGGAACCTGGAAACCCGGCAACTGCGGCAAACCATCAGTGGTCATACCGATTGGGTGCTGTCTACCGCTGTCAGCCCGGATGGACAAAAGTTTGCCAGCAGCAGCACCGATAAAACGATTAAGCTGTGGGATATGGCAACGGGGAAACTGCTGCGAACCCTGACTGGGCATAAGGACTGGGTGCGATCGGTGGTCTTCAGCCCCGATGGCAAAACCCTGGTCAGTGCCAGCAAGGATT is from Leptothermofonsia sichuanensis E412 and encodes:
- a CDS encoding WD40 repeat domain-containing protein, which gives rise to MSQQLSYKCLVFLAATVGLVAAERGVSLTLSSQVSGAQPMILAAGPKASVAQRVKTLSGHGNTVNAVVIAPDGNTLISGSADRTIRIWNLEMGEMLSTLSSGTVNALALSPDGKTLINAGTDKTVQFWNLNDKKLIRTITGFQGVVRSVAVSPDGKTLATGCLDKTVQLWDLSRGERLTTLTGHGDFVTSVAFSPDGQWLVSGGGGTDRTIRIWNLETRQLRQTISGHTDWVLSTAVSPDGQKFASSSTDKTIKLWDMATGKLLRTLTGHKDWVRSVVFSPDGKTLVSASKDSTIRLWSVDSGKLLDTLTDHKKPVLAIALSPDGSTLVSGSEDRTIRVWKIQ